From a single Candidatus Neomarinimicrobiota bacterium genomic region:
- a CDS encoding T9SS type A sorting domain-containing protein, whose translation MANEPTSNVPAAFYMESNYPNPFNPVTTICYDLPQASDVSLVVYDILGRKIVRLVDGHMRAGYHHVVWNGRDADGREVTSGLYIARLVTPDYTKSIKMLLLK comes from the coding sequence GTGGCCAATGAACCTACCTCCAATGTTCCCGCCGCTTTTTACATGGAAAGCAACTACCCCAATCCCTTCAATCCGGTAACCACCATCTGCTACGACTTACCACAAGCGAGTGATGTCTCACTGGTGGTTTATGACATCCTGGGCCGGAAAATTGTGCGCCTGGTAGATGGCCACATGCGAGCAGGCTATCATCATGTCGTATGGAATGGGAGAGATGCTGATGGCCGCGAGGTGACCTCCGGTCTCTACATCGCCCGATTGGTGACACCGGACTACACCAAGTCCATTAAGATGCTGCTATTGAAATAG